From Yersinia hibernica, a single genomic window includes:
- a CDS encoding IS1 family transposase (programmed frameshift), producing the protein MAKIDVVCPRCSETHGVIRNGHSGSGAQLYRCNQCLKTFQLSYRYNGAKPETHQAIVDMAMNGSGCRDTARVLRISLNTVLRHLKNFTPHQVAQNVEPSAEVVICCEADEQWSYVRCKGNQRWLFYAYDRIRKRVIAHVFGPRNALTLKRLLVLLSQFSIAFYMTDAWPVYRTLLSSTSHVISKKYTQRIERHNLNLRTHLKRLARKTICFSKSEEMHDKIIGWYLTINHYH; encoded by the exons ATGGCAAAGATTGATGTGGTTTGTCCTCGCTGTTCTGAAACTCATGGGGTTATCCGAAACGGCCACTCCGGCTCAGGGGCGCAGCTCTATCGCTGTAACCAATGCCTGAAGACCTTCCAGCTCAGCTATCGCTACAACGGAGCTAAACCCGAAACCCATCAGGCCATCGTTGATATGGCGATGAACGGCTCCGGATGCCGCGATACAGCACGGGTTCTACGGATAAGCCTCAATACCGTTCTGCGTCATCTAAAAAACT TTACGCCGCACCAGGTAGCGCAAAACGTAGAGCCTAGCGCAGAGGTGGTTATCTGCTGTGAAGCCGATGAGCAGTGGTCATATGTCCGCTGTAAAGGCAATCAACGCTGGCTGTTTTATGCCTATGACCGCATCCGAAAGCGCGTTATCGCCCATGTATTTGGCCCGCGAAATGCTTTGACATTAAAGCGTCTTCTGGTTTTGCTGAGCCAGTTTAGCATTGCCTTCTACATGACCGATGCCTGGCCGGTATACCGCACTTTATTGTCCTCAACCAGTCATGTTATCAGCAAGAAATACACCCAGAGGATAGAGCGACATAATCTGAACTTGCGAACCCATCTCAAACGGTTAGCCCGCAAGACTATCTGCTTCTCAAAATCAGAAGAAATGCACGATAAGATCATCGGATGGTATCTGACAATTAACCATTACCACTAA